In Phyllostomus discolor isolate MPI-MPIP mPhyDis1 chromosome 2, mPhyDis1.pri.v3, whole genome shotgun sequence, the following are encoded in one genomic region:
- the SLC25A3 gene encoding phosphate carrier protein, mitochondrial isoform X2, with protein sequence MFSSVAHLARANPFNAPHLQLVYDGLAGPSSSPTGPPGPPRRSRNLAAAAVEEYSCEYGSLKFYALCGLGGVLSCGLTHTAVVPLDLVKCRMQVDPQKYKGIFNGFSVTLKEDGVRGLAKGWAPTFIGYSMQGLCKFGFYEVFKIFYSNMLGEENTYLWRTSLYLAASASAEFFADIALAPMEAAKVRIQTQPGYANTLRDAAPKMYKEEGLNAFYKGVAPLWMRQIPYTMMKFACFERTVEALYKFVVPKPRSECSKAEQLVVTFVAGYIAGVFCAIVSHPADSVVSVLNKEKGSTASQVLKRLGFTGVWKGLFARIIMIGTLTALQWFIYDSVKVYFRLPRPPPPEMPESLKKKLGLTQ encoded by the exons ATGTTTTCGTCCGTGGCGCACCTGGCGCGGGCGAACCCCTTCAACGCACCCCACTTGCAGCTGGTGTACGATGGCCTCGCtggccccagcagcagccccaccgGGCCGCCCGGCCCGCCCCGCCGCTCCCGCAACCTGGCAGCCGCCGCTGTGGAAG AGTACAGTTGTGAATATGGCTCCCTGAAGTTTTATGCACTGTGTGGCCTTGGTGGGGTCTTAAGCTGTGGTCTGACACACACTGCTGTGGTTCCCCTGGATTTAGTGAAATGCCGCATGCAG GTGGACCCCCAGAAGTATAAAGGCATATTTAATGGATTCTCAGTCACACTTAAAGAGGATGGTGTTCGTGGTTTGGCTAAAGGGTGGGCTCCGACTTTCATTGGCTACTCTATGCAGGGGCTCTGCAAGTTTGGCTTTTATGAAGTCTTCAAAATCTTCTATAGCAACATGCTCGGAGAG GAGAACACCTATCTCTGGCGCACATCACTGTATTTGGCTGCCTCTGCCAGTGCTGAATTCTTTGCTGACATTGCTCTGGCTCCTATGGAAGCTGCTAAGGTTCGAATTCAAACCCAGCCAGGTTATGCTAACACTCTGAGGGATGCAGCTCCCAAAATGTATAAGGAAGAAGGCTTAAATGC ATTCTACAAGGGGGTTGCTCCTCTCTGGATGAGACAGATACCCTACACCATGATGAAGTTCGCTTGCTTTGAACGTACTGTGGAAGCATTGTACAAGTTTGTGGTTCCTAAGCCCCGAAGTGAATGTTCAAAGGCAGAGCAGCTGGTTGTGACATTTGTGGCAGGTTACATAG CTGGTGTCTTCTGTGCAATTGTTTCTCACCCTGCTGATTCTGTGGTGTCTGTGTTGAATAAAGAGAAAGGTAGCACTGCTTCTCAGGTCCTCAAGAGACTTGGATTTACAG GTGTGTGGAAGGGACTCTTCGCCCGTATCATCATGATCGGCACTCTGACTGCACTACAGTGGTTCATCTATGACTCTGTGAAGGTCTACTTCAGGCTCCCACGCCCTCCTCCCCCCGAGATGCCAGAGTCTCTGAAGAAGAAGCTTGGGTTAACTCAGTAG
- the SLC25A3 gene encoding phosphate carrier protein, mitochondrial isoform X1 produces the protein MFSSVAHLARANPFNAPHLQLVYDGLAGPSSSPTGPPGPPRRSRNLAAAAVEEQYSCEYGSGRFFLLCGFGGIISCGTTHTALVPLDLVKCRMQVDPQKYKGIFNGFSVTLKEDGVRGLAKGWAPTFIGYSMQGLCKFGFYEVFKIFYSNMLGEENTYLWRTSLYLAASASAEFFADIALAPMEAAKVRIQTQPGYANTLRDAAPKMYKEEGLNAFYKGVAPLWMRQIPYTMMKFACFERTVEALYKFVVPKPRSECSKAEQLVVTFVAGYIAGVFCAIVSHPADSVVSVLNKEKGSTASQVLKRLGFTGVWKGLFARIIMIGTLTALQWFIYDSVKVYFRLPRPPPPEMPESLKKKLGLTQ, from the exons ATGTTTTCGTCCGTGGCGCACCTGGCGCGGGCGAACCCCTTCAACGCACCCCACTTGCAGCTGGTGTACGATGGCCTCGCtggccccagcagcagccccaccgGGCCGCCCGGCCCGCCCCGCCGCTCCCGCAACCTGGCAGCCGCCGCTGTGGAAG AGCAGTATAGCTGTGAATATGGATCTGGCAGATTCTTTCTCCTGTGTGGATTTGGAGGAATTATTAGCTGTGGCACAACACATACAGCATTGGTTCCTCTAGATCTGGTTAAATGCAGAATGCAG GTGGACCCCCAGAAGTATAAAGGCATATTTAATGGATTCTCAGTCACACTTAAAGAGGATGGTGTTCGTGGTTTGGCTAAAGGGTGGGCTCCGACTTTCATTGGCTACTCTATGCAGGGGCTCTGCAAGTTTGGCTTTTATGAAGTCTTCAAAATCTTCTATAGCAACATGCTCGGAGAG GAGAACACCTATCTCTGGCGCACATCACTGTATTTGGCTGCCTCTGCCAGTGCTGAATTCTTTGCTGACATTGCTCTGGCTCCTATGGAAGCTGCTAAGGTTCGAATTCAAACCCAGCCAGGTTATGCTAACACTCTGAGGGATGCAGCTCCCAAAATGTATAAGGAAGAAGGCTTAAATGC ATTCTACAAGGGGGTTGCTCCTCTCTGGATGAGACAGATACCCTACACCATGATGAAGTTCGCTTGCTTTGAACGTACTGTGGAAGCATTGTACAAGTTTGTGGTTCCTAAGCCCCGAAGTGAATGTTCAAAGGCAGAGCAGCTGGTTGTGACATTTGTGGCAGGTTACATAG CTGGTGTCTTCTGTGCAATTGTTTCTCACCCTGCTGATTCTGTGGTGTCTGTGTTGAATAAAGAGAAAGGTAGCACTGCTTCTCAGGTCCTCAAGAGACTTGGATTTACAG GTGTGTGGAAGGGACTCTTCGCCCGTATCATCATGATCGGCACTCTGACTGCACTACAGTGGTTCATCTATGACTCTGTGAAGGTCTACTTCAGGCTCCCACGCCCTCCTCCCCCCGAGATGCCAGAGTCTCTGAAGAAGAAGCTTGGGTTAACTCAGTAG
- the LOC114513311 gene encoding inhibitor of nuclear factor kappa-B kinase-interacting protein isoform X2: protein MSEVKNRKKSGPKGAPADPGKRSEGGKNPESRDSGGGGWVDPRTGVSLLSLGMCLGLAWFVFQQVEKFAKVENQYQLLKIETNEFQGLRNKISLISEKCQKSEAIMEQLKSFQILAHLKQLQEEISELKAWSNKITEKQDTLNNNLTTLSQDITKVDQNTISMAKDIGLKTTTIKTDIRRISGLVTEITSLKESVQELENKIEKVEKNTVKNIGELLSSSIDRTAMLRKTAAENSQRINSVKKVLSELKNDFNKHTDRFLSLESDRAKVLKTVTFANDLKPKVYNLKKDFSRFEPLVNDLTLRIGRLVADLLQREKEIAFLNEKISNFTIVQAEIKNIKDEITHISDMD from the exons ATGTCCGAGGTGAAGAACCGGAAGAAGTCGGGGCCCAAGGGAGCCCCCGCGGATCCCGGGAAGCGGAGCGAGGGCGGGAAGAACCCAGAGTCCCGGGAcagtggaggtgggggctgggtggaccCCCGGACTGGCGTGAGCCTCCTGTCACTGGGGATgtgcctgggcctggcctg gtttGTATTTCAGCAGGTGGAAAAGTTTGCAAAGGTGGAAAACCAATACCAGTTACTGAAAATAGAAACGAATGAATTCCAAGGACTTCGAAATAAAATCAGTTTAATTTCAGAAAAG tgTCAGAAGTCTGAAGCGATCATGGAACAGTTGAAGTCTTTTCAAATACTTGCTCATCTAAAGCAGCTACAAGAGGAAATTTCCGAGCTGAAAGCTTGGTCCAACAAGATAACTGAAAAACAGGATACACTGAACAACAATTTGACAACTCTTTCTCAAGATATTACAAAAGTAGACCAAAATACAATTTCCATGGCAAAAGATATTGGTCTCAAGACTACAACTATAAAAACAGATATACGACGTATTTCAGGTTTAGTAACTGAGATAACATCATTGAAAGAGTCTGTGCaagaactggaaaataaaatagaaaaagtagagaaaaacacagtaaaaaacaTAGGGGAACTTCTTTCAAGTAGCATTGACCGAACGGCAATGCTCCGAAAGACAGCAGCTGAAAATTCACAGAGAATTAACTCTGTTAAGAAGGTGCTTTCAGAGCTAAAGAATGATTTCAACAAGCACACAGATAGGTTTTTAAGCCTAGAAAGTGACAGAGCTAAAGTTCTGAAGACAGTGACTTTTGCTAATGATCTAAAGCCAAAGGTGTATAATCTAAAGAAGGATTTTTCCCGTTTTGAACCATTGGTAAATGATTTAACACTACGCATTGGGAGATTGGTTGCTGACTTactacaaagagagaaagaaattgctttcttaaatgaaaaaatatctaatttcaCCATAGTCCAAGCTGAgattaagaatataaaagatgaaataacaCACATTTCAGATATGGATTAG
- the LOC114513311 gene encoding inhibitor of nuclear factor kappa-B kinase-interacting protein isoform X1, giving the protein MSEVKNRKKSGPKGAPADPGKRSEGGKNPESRDSGGGGWVDPRTGVSLLSLGMCLGLAWFVFQQVEKFAKVENQYQLLKIETNEFQGLRNKISLISEKLESTESILQEATSSMSLVTQFEQEVSSLQHVMHDIQNNEEMLTQKMQSLNEKFQNVTNFWKRSLEEMNVNTDIFKSESKHIHSQVTVQINSAEQGIKLLTERLKDLEDSTLRNIRTVKRQEEEDLLRVEEQLGSDTRAVEKLEEEQHALFARDEDLTNKLSSYEPNVEECKTHLPTIESAIRSVLKVSQDLLGTEKKMEDLTIQMFNMEDDMLKAVSEIMEMQKTLEGLQYDNSILKMQNELDVLKGKVHDFIVHSSTREKGALEEHNLENEGINGDF; this is encoded by the exons ATGTCCGAGGTGAAGAACCGGAAGAAGTCGGGGCCCAAGGGAGCCCCCGCGGATCCCGGGAAGCGGAGCGAGGGCGGGAAGAACCCAGAGTCCCGGGAcagtggaggtgggggctgggtggaccCCCGGACTGGCGTGAGCCTCCTGTCACTGGGGATgtgcctgggcctggcctg gtttGTATTTCAGCAGGTGGAAAAGTTTGCAAAGGTGGAAAACCAATACCAGTTACTGAAAATAGAAACGAATGAATTCCAAGGACTTCGAAATAAAATCAGTTTAATTTCAGAAAAG CTTGAGTCTACTGAAAGTATCCTGCAGGAAGCTACATCATCCATGTCTTTGGTGACCCAGTTTGAGCAGGAAGTGTCCAGCCTCCAGCATGTCATGCATGacattcaaaacaatgaagagatgcTCACTCAAAAGATGCAAAGCCTTAATGAGAAATTCCAAAATGTTACAAATTTCTGGAAGAGAAGCctagaagaaatgaatgttaataCAGACATTTTCAAGTCGGAATCAAAGCATATACATTCTCAAGTTACTGTCCAAATTAACTCAGCTGAACAAGGAATAAAACTGCTCACTGAGAGGCTAAAAGATTTAGAAGACAGCACACTCAGAAATATTAGAACAGTGAAAAGACAAGAAGAGGAGGATCTTCTGCGGGTCGAGGAGCAGCTGGGCTCTGATACAAGAGCGGTTGAAAAGCTCGAAGAGGAACAGCATGCTCTCTTTGCCAGAGATGAAGACCTGACCAACAAGCTTTCCAGCTATGAACCCAACGTGGAAGAATGCAAGACACATTTGCCAACCATAGAAAGTGCAATTCGCTCTGTTCTCAAAGTTTCCCAGGACCTGCTagggacagagaagaaaatggaagacttAACTATTCAGATGTTTAATATGGAAGACGATATGCTCAAAGCAGTATCTGAGATCATGGAGATGCAGAAAACCCTTGAAGGACTTCAGTACGATAACAGCATATTAAAGATGCAAAATGAACTGGATGTTCTGAAAGGAAAGGTTCATGACTTTATAGTACattcaagcacaagagaaaagggAGCTTTAGAAGAACATAATCTGGAAAATGAAGGAATCAATGGTGATTTCTAA